In Kryptolebias marmoratus isolate JLee-2015 linkage group LG11, ASM164957v2, whole genome shotgun sequence, the following proteins share a genomic window:
- the mctp2a gene encoding multiple C2 and transmembrane domain-containing protein 2 isoform X1: MDSKKKNFLENFRLKPKLLNFKKPRKNKPLAKQARNLANRRSVSVPDLTFVPGEADSPLSPLQSSTSDAIFFVAHPDLSDTDSLASSTTFDGPLFARKLSDPVAEVAYRPPPTNSSAAQLNRLSMPVEGFHEETNNVKHSSSGNKVTFLEEGLVKTANRNGQKYSFEPASKTGNEDVSKPEPTERENLFGDEPRPARMLSDDINAFLIRANSLGNEKRPNVLKRSPLTEPKRTFEKGPVQTVSQDFSAEMMSLLDKPFEAADVLTAASAVDTPMEEQVSTPWIFEADEEELEQESSSSLMRDFCMDEGLELEESLEENSAEACEGENSTEAFEGDELDENDIEPIDSSDILSASPGPGALIPSPLQRYLLIINLKEGKNLVNRDKRSGTSDPYVKFKLEGKQFYKSKTVHKNLNPRWNESFSHPLRDRDHLVEVRVYDKNLTSDYFMGSNTIPLRNLELQKTHELELHLSHPKGKESDVGVIVVDVRLVFRDATVKRGPRFRPRKNKQHQSPAPRIAETPKNQMKNQIWTGVLHITLVEGQDLPQYGQGDIYVRFRLGDQKYKSKNLCIQANPQWREQFDFNQFEDNQEPLQVEVFLKRGRKGEESWGTFEVDISTLPLNERKPERRPLNPGKGKLVFLVTHRPCWGVSITDTDKATLGIQEERDAVMEKFSLRNSYKCLREVGFLQVSVLRANDLPATDINGKSNPYCVIQLGNCKLQTHSVSRTVSPEWNKTFTLPIKDIHEVVELIVFDDNGDRTPNFLGKVAIPLLTVQNGQEMCLFLKKEDLGRLSKGTITLVLDVVYNKVRAGIKTFQPKETKLIEENLKFNKKVLARNIYRVRKISTAVLYTLQYIKSCFQWESTQRSLIAFLIFLVSVWHWELFMLPLFLLLLVGWNYIQLRSEKSGFNQDLVNMPMGDDEEEDEKEGGKKGLMDKIHMVQEVVLVVQNVLEEIANIGERIKNIFNWSVPFMSCLACLVLFVAASLLYFIPLRYIVLAWGINKFTKKLRNPNTIDSNEILDFLQRVPSDIQKVQYSVLRSSTGQAQQRKKK; this comes from the exons ATGGATAGTAAAAAGAAGAACTTTCTGGAGAATTTCCGCTTGAAACCGAAGCTACTCAATTTTAAGAAGCCTCGTAAGAACAAACCCCTCGCCAAGCAGGCGAGGAATCTGGCCAACCGGCGCAGCGTTTCGGTACCAGACCTGACTTTTGTCCCAGGTGAAGCAGATTCACCATTAAGCCCTTTGCAGTCTTCTACCTCTGATGCCATCTTTTTTGTCGCCCATCCTGATCTGAGTGATACCGACTCTCTCGCGAGCAGCACCACGTTTGATGGACCGCTTTTTGCGCGCAAGCTCAGCGATCCGGTGGCAGAAGTCGCATACAGACCTCCGCCGACGAACAGCTCTGCCGCGCAGTTGAACCGATTGAGCATGCCGGTGGAAGGTTTTCACGAGGAAACGAATAATGTGAAACATTCAAGCTCGGGGAACAAAGTGACCTTTCTTGAAGAGGGCCTGGTCAAAACAGCCAACAGAAATGGGCAGAAGTATTCGTTCGAACCTGcctcaaaaacaggaaatgaagatGTGTCAAAACCGGAGCCTACGGAGCGAGAGAATCTGTTTGGTGATGAACCTCGACCGGCCAGAATGCTCTCAGACGACATTAATGCTTTCCTGATCCGAGCAAACTCACTGGGGAACGAGAAGCGCCCGAACGTCCTTAAGAGGTCCCCGTTGACTGAGCCAAAAAGGACATTTGAAAAAGGACCTGTGCAAACAGTCAGCCAAGATTTCTCTGCAGAGATGATGTCTCTGCTCGATAAGCCTTTTGAGGCTGCAGATGTTTTGACTGCAGCCTCTGCAGTGGACACTCCCATGGAGGAACAGGTCAGCACACCTTGGATATTTGAGGCGGACGAGGAAGAACTGGAACAGGAGTCATCCTCCTCTCTGATGAGAGACTTCTGCATGGACGAGGGACTCGAGCTAGAGGAATCTCTGGAGGAG aattctGCTGAAGCGTGTGAAGGTGAAAACTCCACCGAAGCCTTTGAGGGCGATGAGCTCGACGAGAATGACATCGAGCCCATCGATAGCTCT GACATTCTGTCAGCGAGCCCAGGCCCGGGCGCTTTGATACCTTCCCCGCTCCAGAGGTACCTCCTCATCATCAACCTGAAGGAGGGAAAGAACCTGGTCAACCGAGACAAGCGCTCTG gtACAAGTGATCCATATGTTAAATTCAAACTCGAAGGGAAACAATTCTATAAAAGCAAAACGGTTCACAAAAACTTGAATCCTCGATGGAACGAGTCTTTTTCTCATCCACTTCGAGACAGAGATCACCTTGTAGAAGTTCGG GTCTACGATAAAAATCTCACCTCTGACTACTTCATGGGTTCGAATACTATACCTCTGAGAAACCTCGAGTTGCAGAA GACCCACGAGTTGGAGCTGCATCTCAGTCATCCAAAAGGCAAAGAAAGTGATGTGGGCGTTATCGTTGTTGACGTCCGCCTCGTGTTTAGGGATGCCACCGTCAAAAGAGGCCCT AGATTTCGTCCAAGAAAGAATAAG CAGCACCAAAGCCCTGCACCACGCATAGCTGAAACACCGAAGAACCAGATGAAGAATCAGATCTGGACTGGCGTGCTTCACATCACTTTAGTAGAGGGACAGGACCTGCCGCAGTACGGCCAGGGGGACATCTATGTCCGCTTTCGCCTCGGTGATCAGAAGTACAAGAGCAAG AACCTTTGCATTCAGGCGAATCCCCAGTGGAGAGAGCAGTTTGACTTCAATCAATTTGAAGATAACCAGGAGCCTCTGCAGGTGGAGGTGTTTTTAAAGAGAGGGCGAAAAGGGGAAGAATCTTGGGGAAC GTTTGAGGTTGACATATCAACGCTTCCTTTAAACGAAAGGAAGCCAGAAAGACGTCCGTTGAACCCAGGAAAAGGCAAACTGGTGTTCCTGGTCACCCACAGACCCTGCTGGGGGGTCTCCATCACAGACACTGACAAAGCTACTTTGGGAATTCAAGAGGAGAGAGACGCAGTCATGGAAAAATTT aGTTTAAGAAACTCTTACAAGTGTTTACGAGAAGTTGGCTTCCTTCAGGTCAGCGTGCTGAGAGCAAATGATCTTCCAGCCACAGACATCAATG GAAAAAGCAATCCCTACTGTGTTATTCAGCTTGGGAACTGCAAACTTCAAACTCACTCAGTAAGCAGGACCGTCAGCCCCGAGTGgaacaaaacatttacctt accaATCAAGGACATTCATGAAGTGGTAGAGCTGATTGTCTTCGATGACAATGGGGACAGAACCCCAAACTTTTTGGGCAAAGTGGCCATCCCTCTATTGACT GTCCAGAATGGCCAGGAAATGTGTCTGTTCTTGAAGAAAGAAGACTTGGGAAGACTTTCCAAAGGAACCATCACGCTGGTGCTGGATGTTGTCTACAACAAA GTCAGAGCTGGTATCAAAACCTTCCAACCAAAGGAGACTAAATTAATCGAGGAAAACCTGAAGTTCAACAAAAAG GTTCTTGCCAGGAATATATATCGTGTCCGAAAAATCAGCACAGCAGTTTTGTACACGTTACAGTacattaaaagctgttttcagtgGGAGAGCACGCAACGGAGTCTAATAGCCTTTCTG ATCTTCCTCGTGTCGGTGTGGCACTGGGAGCTCTTCATGCTGCCTCTCTTCCTGCTTCTGCTCGTCGGTTGGAACTACATCCAGCTCCGCTCAGAAAAGTCCGGCTTCAACCAGGACCTG GTGAACATGCCCATGGGTGACGACGAAGAGGAAGACGAAAAG gaggGTGGAAAAAAGGGCTTGATGGATAAAATACATATGGTGCAGGAAGTGGTCCTGGTGGTCCAGAACGTGTTGGAAGAAATCGCGAACATCGGAGAGCGAATCAAGAA cattttcaaCTGGTCTGTGCCATTCATGTCATGTTTGGCCTGCCTGGTACTGTTTGTAGCAGCATCGTTGTTATATTTCATCCCGCTACGATACATTGTCCTGGCATGGG gcaTTAACAAATTTACCAAGAAACTGCGCAACCCAAATACTATTGACAGTAATGAAATACTGGATTTTCTCCAGAGGGTGCCGTCTGATATTCAAAAG gtgCAGTACAGTGTGCTGAGATCGTCCACTGGCCAGGCCCAGCAGCGGAAGAAGAAGTGA
- the mctp2a gene encoding multiple C2 and transmembrane domain-containing protein 2 isoform X2 produces the protein MDSKKKNFLENFRLKPKLLNFKKPRKNKPLAKQARNLANRRSVSVPDLTFVPGEADSPLSPLQSSTSDAIFFVAHPDLSDTDSLASSTTFDGPLFARKLSDPVAEVAYRPPPTNSSAAQLNRLSMPVEGFHEETNNVKHSSSGNKVTFLEEGLVKTANRNGQKYSFEPASKTGNEDVSKPEPTERENLFGDEPRPARMLSDDINAFLIRANSLGNEKRPNVLKRSPLTEPKRTFEKGPVQTVSQDFSAEMMSLLDKPFEAADVLTAASAVDTPMEEQVSTPWIFEADEEELEQESSSSLMRDFCMDEGLELEESLEENSAEACEGENSTEAFEGDELDENDIEPIDSSDILSASPGPGALIPSPLQRYLLIINLKEGKNLVNRDKRSGTSDPYVKFKLEGKQFYKSKTVHKNLNPRWNESFSHPLRDRDHLVEVRVYDKNLTSDYFMGSNTIPLRNLELQKTHELELHLSHPKGKESDVGVIVVDVRLVFRDATVKRGPRFRPRKNKQHQSPAPRIAETPKNQMKNQIWTGVLHITLVEGQDLPQYGQGDIYVRFRLGDQKYKSKNLCIQANPQWREQFDFNQFEDNQEPLQVEVFLKRGRKGEESWGTFEVDISTLPLNERKPERRPLNPGKGKLVFLVTHRPCWGVSITDTDKATLGIQEERDAVMEKFSLRNSYKCLREVGFLQVSVLRANDLPATDINGKSNPYCVIQLGNCKLQTHSVSRTVSPEWNKTFTLPIKDIHEVVELIVFDDNGDRTPNFLGKVAIPLLTVQNGQEMCLFLKKEDLGRLSKGTITLVLDVVYNKVRAGIKTFQPKETKLIEENLKFNKKVLARNIYRVRKISTAVLYTLQYIKSCFQWESTQRSLIAFLRQAERAFSESETLQ, from the exons ATGGATAGTAAAAAGAAGAACTTTCTGGAGAATTTCCGCTTGAAACCGAAGCTACTCAATTTTAAGAAGCCTCGTAAGAACAAACCCCTCGCCAAGCAGGCGAGGAATCTGGCCAACCGGCGCAGCGTTTCGGTACCAGACCTGACTTTTGTCCCAGGTGAAGCAGATTCACCATTAAGCCCTTTGCAGTCTTCTACCTCTGATGCCATCTTTTTTGTCGCCCATCCTGATCTGAGTGATACCGACTCTCTCGCGAGCAGCACCACGTTTGATGGACCGCTTTTTGCGCGCAAGCTCAGCGATCCGGTGGCAGAAGTCGCATACAGACCTCCGCCGACGAACAGCTCTGCCGCGCAGTTGAACCGATTGAGCATGCCGGTGGAAGGTTTTCACGAGGAAACGAATAATGTGAAACATTCAAGCTCGGGGAACAAAGTGACCTTTCTTGAAGAGGGCCTGGTCAAAACAGCCAACAGAAATGGGCAGAAGTATTCGTTCGAACCTGcctcaaaaacaggaaatgaagatGTGTCAAAACCGGAGCCTACGGAGCGAGAGAATCTGTTTGGTGATGAACCTCGACCGGCCAGAATGCTCTCAGACGACATTAATGCTTTCCTGATCCGAGCAAACTCACTGGGGAACGAGAAGCGCCCGAACGTCCTTAAGAGGTCCCCGTTGACTGAGCCAAAAAGGACATTTGAAAAAGGACCTGTGCAAACAGTCAGCCAAGATTTCTCTGCAGAGATGATGTCTCTGCTCGATAAGCCTTTTGAGGCTGCAGATGTTTTGACTGCAGCCTCTGCAGTGGACACTCCCATGGAGGAACAGGTCAGCACACCTTGGATATTTGAGGCGGACGAGGAAGAACTGGAACAGGAGTCATCCTCCTCTCTGATGAGAGACTTCTGCATGGACGAGGGACTCGAGCTAGAGGAATCTCTGGAGGAG aattctGCTGAAGCGTGTGAAGGTGAAAACTCCACCGAAGCCTTTGAGGGCGATGAGCTCGACGAGAATGACATCGAGCCCATCGATAGCTCT GACATTCTGTCAGCGAGCCCAGGCCCGGGCGCTTTGATACCTTCCCCGCTCCAGAGGTACCTCCTCATCATCAACCTGAAGGAGGGAAAGAACCTGGTCAACCGAGACAAGCGCTCTG gtACAAGTGATCCATATGTTAAATTCAAACTCGAAGGGAAACAATTCTATAAAAGCAAAACGGTTCACAAAAACTTGAATCCTCGATGGAACGAGTCTTTTTCTCATCCACTTCGAGACAGAGATCACCTTGTAGAAGTTCGG GTCTACGATAAAAATCTCACCTCTGACTACTTCATGGGTTCGAATACTATACCTCTGAGAAACCTCGAGTTGCAGAA GACCCACGAGTTGGAGCTGCATCTCAGTCATCCAAAAGGCAAAGAAAGTGATGTGGGCGTTATCGTTGTTGACGTCCGCCTCGTGTTTAGGGATGCCACCGTCAAAAGAGGCCCT AGATTTCGTCCAAGAAAGAATAAG CAGCACCAAAGCCCTGCACCACGCATAGCTGAAACACCGAAGAACCAGATGAAGAATCAGATCTGGACTGGCGTGCTTCACATCACTTTAGTAGAGGGACAGGACCTGCCGCAGTACGGCCAGGGGGACATCTATGTCCGCTTTCGCCTCGGTGATCAGAAGTACAAGAGCAAG AACCTTTGCATTCAGGCGAATCCCCAGTGGAGAGAGCAGTTTGACTTCAATCAATTTGAAGATAACCAGGAGCCTCTGCAGGTGGAGGTGTTTTTAAAGAGAGGGCGAAAAGGGGAAGAATCTTGGGGAAC GTTTGAGGTTGACATATCAACGCTTCCTTTAAACGAAAGGAAGCCAGAAAGACGTCCGTTGAACCCAGGAAAAGGCAAACTGGTGTTCCTGGTCACCCACAGACCCTGCTGGGGGGTCTCCATCACAGACACTGACAAAGCTACTTTGGGAATTCAAGAGGAGAGAGACGCAGTCATGGAAAAATTT aGTTTAAGAAACTCTTACAAGTGTTTACGAGAAGTTGGCTTCCTTCAGGTCAGCGTGCTGAGAGCAAATGATCTTCCAGCCACAGACATCAATG GAAAAAGCAATCCCTACTGTGTTATTCAGCTTGGGAACTGCAAACTTCAAACTCACTCAGTAAGCAGGACCGTCAGCCCCGAGTGgaacaaaacatttacctt accaATCAAGGACATTCATGAAGTGGTAGAGCTGATTGTCTTCGATGACAATGGGGACAGAACCCCAAACTTTTTGGGCAAAGTGGCCATCCCTCTATTGACT GTCCAGAATGGCCAGGAAATGTGTCTGTTCTTGAAGAAAGAAGACTTGGGAAGACTTTCCAAAGGAACCATCACGCTGGTGCTGGATGTTGTCTACAACAAA GTCAGAGCTGGTATCAAAACCTTCCAACCAAAGGAGACTAAATTAATCGAGGAAAACCTGAAGTTCAACAAAAAG GTTCTTGCCAGGAATATATATCGTGTCCGAAAAATCAGCACAGCAGTTTTGTACACGTTACAGTacattaaaagctgttttcagtgGGAGAGCACGCAACGGAGTCTAATAGCCTTTCTG CGGCAGGCAGAGCGGGCTTTCTCAGAGTCGGAAACACTGCAGTG A